A single Thermoanaerobacterium sp. RBIITD DNA region contains:
- a CDS encoding V-type ATP synthase subunit A → MLEGKIFYINGPVIKAKNMRGFKMREMVLVGEKKLIGEIISLDGDIATIQVYEETSGLKAGESVISTGKPLSVKLGPGIIGNIFDGIERPLSKIFETSKGFIPEGIGLISLDTEKKWNVEVLIKEGDALKAGDIYAKIKETSLITHMLMVPPGIGGKVTFAEKSGTYNIEHVIAILKDNDKEYKLKLYQEWPVRTPRPIERRIPINKLLVTGQRIIDTFFPLAKGGTAAIPGGFGTGKTITQHQLARWSDADLIIYIGCGERGNEMTEVLEDFPELKDPSSGNPLMDRTILIANTSNMPVAAREASIYTGITIAEYFRDMGYSIAMMADSTSRWAEALREIAGRLEEMPAEEGYPAYLASRLAQFYERAGYVKNLNGTEGSITIIGAVSPASGDFSEPVTQNTKRVVGTFLALDRELAHARHFPAINWLSSYSGYVSMLRDWYTENVSEDMLKLREKMLGILQEENKLMEIVKLVGEDVLPDGERLILDISKIIKVGYLQQNAYNSMDTYVSPQKQYKMLKTIDILYESALKCVKKGIPLSKVHNEKIFNEVIMMKYNAREDDDEYFSNMNKEIDDYYNSLEMMYEEGAENEDKVSQAK, encoded by the coding sequence TAAAAGCTAAAAATATGAGGGGCTTTAAAATGAGAGAAATGGTCCTAGTCGGTGAAAAAAAGCTTATTGGTGAAATTATATCACTTGATGGAGATATTGCTACAATACAGGTCTATGAAGAAACATCTGGATTAAAAGCCGGTGAAAGTGTCATATCAACAGGAAAACCCCTTTCAGTAAAGCTTGGTCCCGGAATTATAGGCAATATTTTTGATGGCATCGAAAGACCCCTTTCAAAGATTTTTGAGACATCAAAGGGGTTCATACCGGAAGGCATAGGGCTTATTTCACTTGATACAGAGAAAAAATGGAATGTTGAGGTTTTAATAAAAGAAGGTGATGCCTTAAAAGCAGGCGATATATATGCAAAGATAAAAGAGACTTCTTTAATTACACATATGCTCATGGTTCCACCTGGCATAGGTGGAAAAGTCACCTTCGCCGAAAAAAGCGGCACATACAATATTGAGCATGTAATAGCTATTTTAAAAGATAATGACAAAGAATATAAGCTAAAACTTTATCAGGAATGGCCTGTCAGGACTCCAAGGCCGATTGAGAGAAGGATACCTATAAATAAATTGCTTGTTACTGGGCAAAGGATAATTGACACATTTTTCCCGCTTGCCAAAGGCGGGACAGCAGCAATACCGGGTGGCTTTGGGACAGGTAAGACAATTACACAGCATCAGTTGGCAAGGTGGAGTGATGCAGATTTAATAATATACATTGGATGTGGTGAGCGTGGCAATGAGATGACAGAAGTTCTTGAGGACTTTCCGGAGCTTAAGGACCCTTCATCAGGCAATCCTTTAATGGATAGGACAATACTAATTGCAAATACTTCAAACATGCCTGTTGCGGCCCGTGAAGCATCTATTTATACAGGAATAACCATTGCGGAGTATTTCAGGGACATGGGGTACAGCATAGCAATGATGGCCGATTCAACTTCTCGTTGGGCAGAAGCTTTGAGGGAAATAGCCGGAAGGCTTGAGGAAATGCCCGCAGAAGAAGGATATCCTGCATACCTTGCTTCAAGGTTAGCACAATTTTATGAAAGAGCAGGCTATGTAAAGAATTTAAATGGTACAGAAGGATCTATAACAATAATTGGTGCTGTATCACCTGCCAGCGGTGATTTTTCGGAACCTGTTACACAAAACACCAAAAGAGTTGTAGGGACATTTTTAGCACTTGATAGGGAATTAGCCCATGCAAGGCATTTTCCAGCGATAAACTGGTTATCATCATACAGTGGATATGTATCGATGTTGAGAGACTGGTACACTGAAAATGTATCAGAGGATATGCTAAAATTAAGGGAAAAGATGCTTGGAATACTTCAAGAAGAAAATAAATTGATGGAGATAGTAAAATTAGTAGGCGAAGATGTGCTTCCTGACGGTGAAAGGCTAATACTTGATATTTCGAAAATAATCAAGGTGGGTTACTTACAGCAAAATGCATACAACAGCATGGATACCTATGTTTCACCACAAAAACAGTATAAGATGCTTAAAACCATAGATATTCTGTATGAGAGTGCATTAAAATGTGTCAAGAAGGGAATTCCATTATCAAAGGTTCACAATGAGAAAATATTCAATGAAGTCATTATGATGAAGTACAACGCAAGGGAAGACGATGATGAGTATTTTAGCAATATGAATAAGGAAATAGATGATTACTATAATTCCCTTGAAATGATGTATGAAGAAGGTGCAGAAAATGAAGATAAGGTATCTCAAGCTAAATGA